Proteins from a single region of Leptospira brenneri:
- a CDS encoding class I fructose-bisphosphate aldolase encodes MNFDEISKHLGNDAESLLGFKSPKIAKELIHVPGSDWVDRIFAPTDRSVPVLRSIQTLLGSGRLGGTGYVSILPVDQGIEHSAGASFAKNPIYFDGENIIKLAIEGGCNGVATTLGVLGSVARKYAHKIPFILKINHNELLTYPNKSEQILFATVKQAYDQGCVAIGATIYFGSADSGREIVEISKIFQMAHELGMATILWCYVRNNAFKKDKDYHVSADLTGQANHLGVTIQADIIKQKLPENNGGYNVLNQESSYGKTDKRIYSDLTSDHPIDLTRYQVANCYMGRAGLINSGGASGENDLQDAIKTAVINKRAGGMGLISGRKAFQKPMKDGVALLNAIQDVYLSKEITVA; translated from the coding sequence TTGAACTTCGACGAAATCTCGAAACATCTTGGAAACGACGCGGAATCCCTACTTGGATTCAAATCGCCAAAAATCGCTAAAGAACTAATCCACGTGCCTGGCTCTGACTGGGTTGATAGAATTTTTGCTCCGACAGACAGGTCTGTACCTGTGCTTCGTAGCATCCAAACCTTACTTGGCAGCGGTCGCCTTGGTGGGACTGGTTATGTTTCCATCCTTCCGGTAGACCAAGGGATTGAACACTCTGCTGGTGCTTCTTTTGCGAAAAACCCGATCTATTTTGATGGCGAAAACATCATCAAATTGGCAATCGAAGGTGGTTGTAACGGTGTTGCGACGACTCTAGGTGTTCTTGGATCAGTGGCAAGAAAGTACGCTCATAAAATTCCTTTCATTTTGAAAATCAACCACAATGAACTTTTAACCTACCCAAACAAAAGTGAACAAATTTTGTTCGCTACTGTAAAACAAGCGTACGACCAAGGTTGTGTTGCGATCGGTGCTACCATTTATTTTGGTTCTGCTGACTCTGGACGCGAAATTGTAGAGATTTCAAAAATCTTTCAAATGGCTCATGAACTAGGAATGGCAACTATTCTTTGGTGTTATGTAAGAAACAATGCGTTCAAAAAAGACAAAGACTACCATGTTTCTGCAGACTTAACAGGACAAGCAAACCACTTAGGTGTGACTATCCAAGCGGATATCATCAAACAAAAGTTACCTGAGAATAATGGTGGATACAATGTGTTAAACCAAGAGTCTTCTTATGGTAAAACAGACAAACGTATCTATTCTGATCTTACTTCTGACCACCCAATTGACCTCACTCGTTACCAAGTAGCAAATTGTTACATGGGAAGAGCAGGTCTGATTAACTCTGGTGGAGCTTCTGGAGAAAACGATTTACAGGATGCAATCAAAACAGCAGTGATCAACAAACGCGCTGGTGGAATGGGACTTATCTCTGGAAGAAAGGCATTCCAAAAACCAATGAAGGACGGGGTTGCATTACTCAACGCCATCCAAGACGTATACTTATCGAAAGAGATCACAGTCGCTTAA
- a CDS encoding sensor histidine kinase codes for MFFSLAWLFLTLSLGVWWWILGFRQAKTISEISISAERQVELDRVNRMLQLEGSFFLSMLTLGGVTLAVLSYRDHKRSKLISDFFSTVTHEMKTPIASLQLQIEVLLEGTKHPELKRKLEKIWKENQRIESQMGNAFYLASLMQGESLYLETLTLTDLRESYAHHEPDLHWNILIPEKSKVHLDKKAFFAMLKNLSENAKRHGKAKTIKLTVTKEKEFIHFLLEDDGNGFVGNKKNLTLPFLRHSKTSGSGIGLYIVKKLIEKMKGSLEFPNSTSGFQVKLILKEVP; via the coding sequence ATGTTTTTTTCCCTGGCTTGGCTTTTCCTCACACTCTCTTTGGGTGTGTGGTGGTGGATTTTAGGGTTCCGCCAAGCAAAAACCATATCAGAAATTTCTATCAGTGCAGAAAGACAGGTGGAACTCGACCGAGTGAACCGGATGTTACAATTGGAAGGATCTTTTTTTCTTTCCATGTTAACTCTTGGTGGAGTAACACTCGCTGTTTTATCTTACAGAGACCACAAACGTTCCAAACTCATTTCTGATTTTTTTTCGACGGTCACTCACGAAATGAAAACACCTATCGCCAGCTTACAGTTGCAAATCGAAGTCCTTCTCGAAGGAACAAAACATCCCGAACTCAAAAGAAAATTAGAAAAAATTTGGAAAGAAAACCAACGCATTGAATCACAAATGGGCAATGCATTTTATCTTGCGAGCCTTATGCAAGGGGAATCTTTGTACTTAGAAACACTTACTCTTACCGATTTACGTGAGTCCTATGCGCATCATGAACCAGATCTCCACTGGAATATTTTAATACCGGAAAAATCGAAAGTCCATCTAGATAAAAAAGCTTTTTTTGCTATGTTGAAAAACTTAAGTGAAAATGCTAAACGCCACGGAAAAGCAAAAACCATCAAACTGACTGTAACCAAAGAAAAAGAATTCATTCACTTTCTTTTAGAAGATGATGGGAATGGATTTGTCGGAAACAAAAAGAATCTCACTCTTCCATTTTTACGACATTCGAAAACCAGTGGGAGTGGAATTGGTTTGTATATCGTTAAAAAATTAATCGAAAAAATGAAAGGGTCTCTTGAATTCCCGAACAGTACGTCCGGATTTCAAGTAAAGCTGATCCTAAAAGAGGTTCCATGA
- a CDS encoding response regulator transcription factor, with translation MKPRILLVEDDEGLGETLKERLEQDRYRVQWAKTATEAEGLFSPSLFDLVVLDLRLPDGNGFQLAELFVSKEKDIPFLFLTAQAGAQERLRGFELGAAEFIPKPFHLKEFLIRLERVVAQTRPHFGQKWKMNQTEIHLDSFLVKLEDGTSVLLSKRDCALLALLLSDIRKVFSRSEILDNIVGEESFPTERTIDNAIVRLRDALGEDSIRNVRGVGYQWVAEVVPLK, from the coding sequence ATGAAACCAAGAATTTTGCTTGTTGAGGACGACGAAGGCCTAGGTGAAACTTTAAAAGAACGATTGGAACAAGACAGATACCGTGTCCAATGGGCCAAAACAGCAACAGAAGCAGAAGGTCTATTTTCTCCGAGTTTATTTGATTTGGTGGTACTAGACTTAAGACTTCCTGATGGGAACGGGTTCCAACTAGCAGAACTTTTTGTATCCAAAGAAAAAGACATACCCTTTCTATTTTTAACAGCCCAAGCGGGTGCACAGGAAAGACTTCGTGGCTTTGAACTCGGTGCTGCCGAATTCATTCCCAAACCCTTTCATTTAAAAGAATTTCTCATTCGTTTGGAACGAGTGGTGGCACAAACTCGTCCTCATTTTGGTCAAAAATGGAAAATGAACCAAACAGAAATCCATTTGGATTCTTTTCTTGTAAAACTAGAAGACGGAACTTCCGTCCTTCTATCGAAGCGGGACTGCGCACTACTCGCCCTTCTCCTATCTGATATCAGAAAAGTTTTTAGTCGTTCGGAGATTTTGGACAATATTGTAGGGGAAGAGAGTTTTCCAACGGAACGAACCATAGACAATGCCATTGTCCGACTGCGGGATGCACTGGGCGAAGACTCGATCCGCAACGTGCGAGGGGTTGGGTACCAATGGGTGGCCGAGGTGGTCCCTCTAAAATAA
- a CDS encoding PP2C family protein-serine/threonine phosphatase, producing MSSRTPDYGRYQHLESFIRLSKDAIWCYELDIPMPISLSKEEQLEFIWRHSIVRDCNLPLAQFYGYQTTQEIIGKYLKDLVRLESVDLLRQFIRDFYQLENYEYFVELSDGHQRVFLMNSHGQVEDGHLVRIWGQQIEISSIRESEVKLSGLLKFSQIVTEVSKTFVHSKAEFVSDAIQFALEELGKYSRADRVFVAEISPDKQFLSVSHEWVQEGMPSLYQVGTKLPIAKMNPERLGILASDGVIHIADTSLMVDEPWHLDLFKRAEVRSLLVVGLRDEGTVIGILGITTYKQVGNWSEETKRLLGLIAGFISQGLVRAKNEIKLMKKEKILQRFYSDIKEDLALAKLTQEAWVAKDFGEIPNVKIQSRFLPYDEIGGDLILYEKTTEDRIDIFFGDISGHGISSALVSGIAAVSFKKHSKLELGPSEILAAMHLELKTIIFKHHISACVLRLFPKERRVEFSFAGHPPVVFWKKNERVMKLVKDEMYPILLLDSWEGRTISKTFEEGDCLLLYSDGIYELEEEAGGYIGLDIFLQELSEMISVSDSADSLLKKMIANCLIDKDRIIHDDIAVLFMEF from the coding sequence ATGAGTTCTCGGACACCCGATTATGGTCGTTACCAACATTTAGAGAGCTTCATCCGCCTTTCTAAAGACGCCATTTGGTGTTATGAGTTGGACATTCCTATGCCCATCTCTCTTTCAAAAGAAGAACAGTTGGAATTTATTTGGCGCCATAGCATTGTCAGAGATTGTAATTTACCTTTGGCTCAGTTTTACGGTTATCAAACTACCCAAGAAATTATAGGTAAGTATTTAAAAGATTTAGTCCGTTTGGAAAGTGTAGACTTACTCCGTCAGTTCATTCGTGATTTTTACCAATTAGAGAATTACGAATACTTTGTAGAGTTATCCGACGGACACCAAAGGGTCTTTCTGATGAATTCCCATGGCCAAGTGGAAGATGGACATCTTGTCCGGATTTGGGGCCAACAAATTGAAATTTCTTCTATCAGGGAATCGGAAGTCAAACTTTCCGGGCTTTTGAAATTTTCCCAGATTGTAACGGAAGTTTCTAAAACCTTTGTCCATTCGAAAGCTGAGTTTGTATCTGATGCCATCCAGTTTGCTTTGGAAGAACTCGGTAAATACTCCCGAGCGGACAGAGTGTTTGTCGCAGAAATTTCTCCAGACAAACAATTTTTGTCCGTATCTCATGAATGGGTGCAGGAAGGAATGCCTTCTCTTTACCAAGTCGGAACCAAACTTCCTATCGCAAAAATGAATCCAGAACGATTGGGGATTTTAGCTTCTGATGGTGTGATTCATATCGCGGATACTTCTCTTATGGTGGATGAACCTTGGCATTTGGATTTATTCAAACGTGCGGAAGTTCGTTCCCTACTTGTTGTGGGATTACGAGATGAAGGAACTGTGATTGGAATTCTTGGAATTACCACTTACAAACAAGTTGGCAATTGGTCAGAGGAAACCAAACGGTTACTCGGTTTGATTGCAGGTTTTATTTCGCAAGGGTTAGTTCGTGCTAAAAATGAAATCAAACTCATGAAAAAAGAAAAAATCTTACAAAGATTTTATTCTGATATCAAAGAGGATTTAGCACTTGCTAAGTTAACCCAAGAAGCTTGGGTTGCTAAGGATTTTGGTGAAATTCCAAATGTAAAAATTCAATCTCGGTTTTTACCTTACGATGAAATCGGTGGGGATTTAATTTTATACGAAAAAACAACGGAAGATCGTATTGATATTTTTTTTGGAGATATTTCTGGTCATGGAATTTCTTCTGCACTCGTTTCAGGAATCGCTGCCGTATCCTTTAAAAAACATTCTAAATTAGAACTCGGCCCTTCCGAAATTTTAGCTGCCATGCATTTGGAGCTAAAAACCATTATTTTCAAACACCATATATCTGCTTGTGTCCTTCGTTTGTTTCCAAAAGAGAGAAGGGTTGAGTTTAGTTTTGCGGGCCATCCCCCTGTTGTTTTTTGGAAAAAGAATGAACGTGTGATGAAACTTGTAAAAGATGAAATGTATCCCATCCTTCTTCTTGACTCTTGGGAAGGCAGAACCATTTCCAAAACCTTTGAAGAAGGAGATTGTTTGCTTTTGTATTCTGATGGAATTTATGAATTGGAAGAAGAGGCCGGTGGATATATTGGACTTGATATTTTTTTACAGGAACTTTCTGAAATGATTTCAGTTTCTGATTCTGCTGATAGTTTACTTAAAAAAATGATCGCTAATTGCCTCATTGATAAGGACAGAATCATTCATGATGATATTGCGGTTCTTTTTATGGAATTTTAG
- the glnA gene encoding type I glutamate--ammonia ligase, with the protein MQFATPKFTSGKEVVEYAKKNGVIFYDFRFTDIKGMWHHVSYYVNSVDEDTFKGIPFDGSSIARWQPINASDMQLHPEISTAFLDPFTADKTIVMFCDVWDIYKKQYYEKCPRSIAKKALDFMNKSGIADTAYFGPENEFFVFDSLRVRDEINCQYYELDSNEGIWNTHSEIPGNSNTGKINFNSGHRPGTKGGYFPVAPIDSQVDLRAEFVKTLESIGMETFVVHHEVAQAQGEIGVKFGTLIEAADNVQKLKYIVKMVAHKHGKTATFMPKPLFGDNGNGMHVHISLWKGGKNLFAGDKYQGLSDFAFNYVGGVLKYARACAAFTNASTNSYKRLIPGFEAPSILAYSAQNRSASCRIPFVSGEKAKRVEFRFPDSTANPYLAFASLLMAGLAGVTEKIDPGPAREEDLFELSLDEIREKGIRQMPHTLREAVEEMLAQREIFKQGDVFSETFLQTYQHYKFETEIWPWEGRPHPYEFLTTYSC; encoded by the coding sequence ATGCAGTTCGCAACCCCAAAATTTACTTCCGGAAAGGAAGTGGTTGAGTATGCCAAAAAAAATGGAGTCATTTTCTACGACTTCCGCTTCACGGATATCAAAGGAATGTGGCACCACGTATCGTATTATGTGAATTCCGTTGATGAAGATACATTCAAAGGTATCCCTTTTGATGGATCTTCCATTGCTCGTTGGCAGCCAATCAATGCTTCCGATATGCAATTACACCCAGAAATTTCTACGGCATTTTTAGATCCGTTTACCGCTGACAAAACAATCGTTATGTTTTGTGATGTATGGGATATCTACAAAAAACAATACTATGAAAAATGCCCACGTTCCATTGCAAAAAAAGCATTAGATTTCATGAACAAATCTGGAATTGCAGACACTGCGTATTTTGGTCCAGAAAACGAATTTTTTGTTTTCGACAGCTTACGTGTTCGCGATGAAATCAACTGCCAATACTATGAATTAGATTCCAATGAAGGGATCTGGAACACTCACTCCGAAATTCCAGGAAACAGCAATACAGGAAAAATCAACTTCAACTCTGGACACCGTCCTGGAACGAAAGGTGGTTACTTCCCAGTAGCTCCGATTGACTCACAAGTTGATCTTCGTGCAGAATTTGTAAAAACTCTAGAGTCCATTGGAATGGAAACTTTTGTGGTTCACCACGAAGTAGCACAGGCTCAAGGGGAAATCGGTGTTAAGTTTGGAACTTTAATTGAAGCCGCTGACAACGTTCAAAAGTTAAAATACATCGTTAAGATGGTAGCTCATAAACACGGAAAAACGGCTACTTTCATGCCAAAACCACTTTTTGGTGATAACGGTAACGGTATGCACGTTCATATCTCTCTTTGGAAAGGTGGAAAAAACCTTTTTGCTGGAGATAAATACCAAGGTCTTTCTGACTTCGCATTCAACTATGTTGGTGGAGTTTTAAAATACGCTAGAGCTTGTGCTGCATTCACTAACGCATCAACTAACTCTTACAAACGACTCATCCCTGGATTCGAAGCTCCTTCCATTCTAGCATACTCTGCTCAGAACCGTTCTGCTTCTTGCCGTATTCCTTTTGTGAGCGGTGAAAAAGCGAAACGTGTGGAATTCCGATTCCCAGACTCAACAGCTAACCCATATTTGGCGTTCGCATCGTTACTTATGGCAGGTCTTGCTGGAGTTACAGAAAAAATCGATCCAGGTCCTGCACGTGAAGAAGATCTTTTTGAACTTTCTTTAGATGAAATCCGTGAAAAAGGAATTCGTCAAATGCCTCACACACTTCGTGAAGCTGTGGAAGAAATGCTTGCTCAAAGAGAAATATTCAAACAAGGTGATGTGTTTTCAGAAACCTTTCTACAAACATACCAACACTACAAGTTTGAAACAGAAATTTGGCCATGGGAAGGTCGCCCTCACCCATACGAATTCCTCACTACTTACTCTTGCTAA
- a CDS encoding Cys-rich protein — MKKTNRLFSILVLVLFTGSIQAADFPKCKEACDKFYSCTVQVNPNASEEQKNTLKRGCEFNCNRPKYYNKIAGCLSSGDSCKAFSSCIMKEMQGNK, encoded by the coding sequence ATGAAAAAAACAAACCGTTTGTTTTCAATTCTGGTTCTGGTATTATTTACTGGATCCATCCAAGCAGCTGACTTTCCTAAATGTAAAGAGGCCTGCGATAAGTTTTACAGCTGTACAGTGCAAGTGAATCCAAATGCTTCTGAAGAGCAAAAAAACACCCTTAAAAGAGGTTGTGAATTCAACTGTAACCGACCTAAATACTACAATAAAATTGCAGGCTGCTTATCTAGCGGTGATTCTTGCAAAGCATTCTCTTCTTGCATTATGAAAGAAATGCAAGGCAATAAATAA